Within Fodinicurvata sp. EGI_FJ10296, the genomic segment GAAACCCGCATCTCGGCCGTGGAATCCGACATGACGGAGGCCCTGGAGCGGGTCGACGCCTTTACCGGCGTCGAGATCGACGGACGGCCGCTGGCCGATATCCTGGACGATTTCGACAGCCGGGCCACGACGCTGGCAGACGAGGTCCAGCAATTGGACGACCGGCTGGCGGCGCGCCTGCCGGCGCTGGAAGAACGGATTGAAGCCGTCGAGGGCCAGGGCAGCGCCATTGAGTCCCTTGAAGGACGGATCTCCGGTCTCGAATCCGAGCGTGCGGCTCTCGGTGATGTTCGTCAGGCCATCGACACACTGGAACGCCGGATCAACGATGTCGACGACACGATGGGGGACGTCACCGGCAGGCTCGATAGCGTCGCCGGTATCGCCGAGCAGGCCGCCGCGACCGACGCCACCACCATGGCCCTGGTTCTGGCGGTCGGACAGTTGCGCGATTCCCTGTTCGTCGGCGCGCCGTTCGAGCAGTCGCTGGAAACCGTGCGGGAAGTCGCGGCCGGTGATGGTGAGATCGAGTCGGCAGCCGAAACGCTGACGCCCTATGCGTCATCCGGCGCACCGACCCTGTCGGAACTGCAGACGCAATTCCCGGCGATGGCCGACGCCGTACGCGAAGCGGCGCGAACACCGGAATCGGGCAGTTGGACCGACGAGGCGCTATCGCGGGTCCAGGGGCTGGTGTCGGTTCGACCCGTTGCCGGAGAGGTCGAGGGCGATACACCGGATGCGATCCTGGCAAGGGCGGAAGCCCGCGTCATGAGCGACAATCTGCGCGGTGCACTCGATGCGCTCGACGCCCTGGACGGGCAGGCAGCCGAGGCGGCGGCGGACTGGATATCCCTGGCACGCGATAGAATAGCGGTCGAAGATGCCCTGGCGACACTGAACAATACCGCCGTTCGCCGGCTTATGGCGACCCGCGACGGAGGCTGAGCGCTGTCATGACACGGGCACTCTATTACATCATCAAGGTCGCGGTCCTTGTCGCCATCGCCATATGGCTCGCGGAACGCCCGGGCGATCTGGAGATCGAATGGCAGGGCTATGTCGTCGAGACCACCCTCGGCGTAGCGCTGTTGGCACTGTTCGTGCTGATCATCCTTTGTGTGGTGCTGTATCGTCTTTGGCGGGGCCTGATCGGTTTGCCGCGCCTGTTCGGCGACTGGCGTCATGGCAGCCGGCGCGAACGCGGCTACAAGGCCCTGACGCAAGGGCTGGTCGCGGTCGCCGCCGGCGACCCCGATACCGCCCAGAAGATGGCGCGCAAGGCCGACAACCTGCTCCAGGCACCGCCACTGACGCGGCTGTTGTCCGCCCAGGCGGCGCAGCTTCGCGGCGACCAGGACGCGGCGCAGCGCTATTTCGAGGAAATGCTTCAGAGCCCGGAGACCGAGTTTCTGGGCTTGCGCGGCCTGCTGAACCAGACTCTCGGTTCATCCGACACGACCGCGGCGCTGCAATATGCGCAGCGCGCGCGGGAAATCAGCCCACAGACGCGATGGGTGATCGAAGGGTGCTTCGAGCTTGAGGTCCGGCACCGGAAATGGGACGATGCCCTGCGCACGGTCTCCGCGGGCGCGAAGGGTGGTGTCTTTTCCGAGGAAACCGCCCGTCGTCACAAAGCCGCGATCATGGTCGAGCAAAGCCGCGAGGCCGAGACCGCAGGCGACACGTCGGGCGCAAAGCGGCTGGCGCAGAAAGCCGTCGGGCTGGTTCCCGACTTTGTCCCCGCCATTCTGCGCGACGCCAAACTGCTGATCACGGCAAACCAGCACAAAAAGGCACGCAAGCTGATCGAACGGCATTGGGCGGGTACGCCGCACCCTGACCTGTTCGCCGTCTATCTCGACGCCCTGCCGGCTGGAACCGACGCGCTGGCTCGCGTACGCGCCGTTGAGACACTCGTTGCCGCGGCGCCGAGCGAACCTGAAAGCCTGCTGGTGCTGGCCGAGAGCGAGCTGGAAGCCAGACTGTGGGGTCAGGCCCGGTCAAATCTGCTGAAGGTCGAGACCCTGCGCCCGACACCGCGGGTCTACCGCCGGCTTGCCGAACTGGAGCGGGCGGAAAGCAACGATGTCGAAGCCGCGCAGGAATGGCTGGCAAAGGTCGAGGAGTCGCCCCCCGACCCGACCTGGGTCTGCGACGCCTGCGGAACCGTAACGCCAACCTGGACGGCCGTGTGCAACAGTTGCGGCACCTTCAACGACCTGACGTGGCGGTCTCCCATCCGGGTCATGCGCCTGACGGCCCGCGCGCCCGACGAAGCAGACGACGACACGGCCGAGACCCTGGACCTTACGCCGGGCGCCGTTACGACAGGCAACCGGGCGGCGCCGGCAGGCGTCTGACGGCGCCACCGGGCGGATGCCTCTGCTTCGCTCGGACGACAATAGCCCAAATCAGGCCATGAGAGTATTGATCGCCCGAATAAGGGGTGGTATAGACCGCTCCGGTTCGCTGATGTAGCTCAGTTGGTAGAGCAACGCATTCGTAATGCGTGGGTCGGGGGTTCGAGTCCCTCCATCAGCACCATTCCCCAATTTGTCCGACCCCAAGACATGGGTAACGTCGAGCGCTGGTAGCCAGTGCCCGTTGGGATGGGGTTCTGACGTCTTGTGTCTCAAAGCTGAGAACCAGGGAATAGGGCCGGATTGGTCACCCCGGTAATGTCCGTGCGCCCGGCCAGGCCCGCCCCGCCAAGCTTGCCATGACATGCATGCCTCGATCCGTGACGCCCGGGAGGCGCAGGCCCGACGCAAGCGCAGGCGCGGCTCTCACGATCGTGAGGAATATGGGCGCCCAGCTTGTCCAGCCCCTCCTCGTTTGGGCTCGACTCCGCCGCCCGTCGGCGCAAATACCTCACCGCCACAGAACGTCAGGCGTTCCTGCACGCCGCGAAAGATGCCGCTTTCGAAGCGCTCTCCTTCTGTCACATGCTTATCGCCGGTCGAATCGCTCTCAACGACGGGCTGATCGTTTTCGATAATCTGAAGAAGCGCCGTTCCAACGTCCTTCGGGCTGTGCCGGCGCCGGGGCCACCCCTGGGAGTCTCGATCCGGTGCTTTCCTGCCGCTATAGCTCACTCCTTATGCGTCAGCCGCATCAGTACATCTATAAGCTTCAGCAATTGGGAGAAAATCGTGACCGAAAAAAAACATCGCAAACGCGGGCGCATCCCTGGACCGGACTTCGGGCGAACAACTGAGTTGAGCTTTACCCACCTGCAAGATTTCGCCGCCGTTGCCACCAACAAGAGTTTTTCCAGGGCTGCCACGGCACTCGGCAGCAACCAATCCAGCGTTTCGCGGTCGATTATGCATCTTGAAGAAACGATTGGTGTTCGGCTGTTCGATCGGATTGGACGGACGGTGACGCTTACGGCAAACGGGGATCGACTTCTCAAGCTTGCGCGCGACGTGATAGCGGCACAGTACGCCTTGGCACAAGGCGCGCAGGAGCTGTCGTCGGGCCGAAAAGGCGTGATACGGATCGGAGCCACTATCCAAACCATCCAAAGCCGATTGTCGCCCCTGGTCAGTTCATTCCGGGCGCGATTTCCGGATGTAGATGTATTTTTTGTCGAAGACACGACCGAGGTACTTGTTCGAAAGCTGGAAGACGGCGATCTCGATTTGGCGATCGGTTGGGCACCCGCAGACAGCCCAATAAAGGGGCTTCGCTTATTCACTCTGTGGGCCCAGGCCGTGATCCCCAAATCCCATCCGCTATCCGATCGTCAAAGCATCGATGTCGACTCCCTCGCTGGCGAGCGGCTCTTGATCATGCGGCGCGGATACATGACCCGTGAAATGTTTGAAGGCATATGTCAGCTACGCGGTATTCGCACCATCCCCATCCTGGAGAGCCATAATCCCCATGCGCTGGTGGCGATGAGCAATGACGGGCACGGTATCGCCATTGTGCCTTCAACCGTCGGCGCTATGCCTCCCGACGTCCGCGTTGCCGAATTGACCGAGGGGGGGCGACGTCTGGCCCACGATATGATGATCCTGTGGGATAGTCGGCGTCATCAGTCCGACTTGTGCCATGCCTTCGTTGAGCATGCCATGGCAGCGCCAGACCGGCTCGATTTTGTCTAATCTATGCTTATTATGCATCCGAGAAAAGCTATTGACACATTGATTGACGGAGCTATAGCCTAAGTGAATAGCGATCATTGCTGCGGTCAAATCCCAGCGTAAATAAGAATCGCCCAGCTTGTTCTATGCAAAATATTTTGCATGGCGAGAGGCTTTGTCTGATTGATATCAGGATACCGAATTGGGAGACAGTTCAATGAAATTTACCGTGGTTACACATAGAGTATTTATGGCGACCGCTTTTGTCGCGCTCGCGGGTGCTGCGCATGCACAGCCGAACCAGCTGACGATCGTCAGTGGATCCCCGGGTGGATCCTGGTATCCAATCGCAGCCGGCATGTCCGCCATATTTGGTCGAGAGGGCATTCGGTCCAACGCCGAGACGGGAGCCGGGGTCACCAATATGATCCAGGTTTCGATGGGCCAAGCCGAGCTTGGCGTTACAACGTCGACAATTCCACCGATGGCGGAAGCTGGAGAGGCGCCATTTGAGCAGACGCTGGACAACAATCGGGCCTTGGCCACGTTGTTTCCCAATGCGATGCACATTGCCGTAACAGATGATAGTGGCATCGCCACGTTGGATGATCTTGTCGGCATGCGGATCAATACGACAGCCGTCGGAAATTCTACTCAGCAGGCATTTGTTGATGTTTTGACGGCCGCGGGGATAGAGGAATCCGAGGTAGAAACCAGCCGTGGCAGTCAGAACTTCGCAGCCGATGCAGTGAAGGATGGAAGCCTTGATGGCTTGGTACTGCTCTCAGCGTATCCCAACGGCACTTATACCGAGTTGTTCTCCTCGGTCGATATGAATTTGCTGAGCCTGGACGAAGAAATATTGGCAGCTCTGGGCGAGGCCAACCCTGGTTACAGCCCGTCCACGATCCCGGCCGGCACCTATCCAGGTCAAGACGACGATGTCGCAACCGCGCGCTCGGACCTGATCCTGTTCGCCAACCAGGATATGTCCGACGAAGACGCTCACTGGATCGTGTCAACGCTGTTGAATCATATGGACGAACTTCAAGGGATCCATGCGATCATGTCGGATTTGACTCCGGATACCATGGCCAATGTCCAGGGCATGCCGCTCCACCCGGGAGCTCTTGAGGCCTACAGCGCCGCTGGCATCGCGATCCCGGACGCTGATTGACGGCTCCATTGGTTGCCGGTGCGGCGGCCGATTGCATCGCCGCACCGGCGATTGATTTCCACCGGGTTGTCCCAGCATGAGAATTGAACATGACCGTTGGAATTTCATATTTCGTAACGGCGTTGTGTCTGGCCATGTCGAGCTATCATATCGTCGTGGCCTATGTCGGGACCCCGATTGCCGAAATTCACTACCCGCTCCATTTATTATTCGTTCTTCTGATCGTATTTTGGACATCGAACATCCCTGAAAGTTTTGGCAAGAAACTTTTGTTTTTGTCTTGGAATGTAATTCTTTCAATAACTGTTATTTCTTCTTGTCTATACCTTTCACTGAACTCTAATTATATACAGCAGCGCATTATGTTTATTAGCGCCTTAACATCAACAGAAATCATACTTTCTATTGGTCTTATCATCGCTGTGTTCGAAGCGGCGCGTCGAACTGTGGGTATGGTACTTTCTATCGTCGTGGGTGCATTCCTGCTCTATGCCGTATTCGGTTTCTATTTGCCGTATCCGTTCTGGCACAGAGGTTATGGATTTCAATATATTTTGGAAACTACGTATCTGACCCAGGACGGGCTCTGGGGTGCGCCCATTGCGGTAACCGCCAACTATGTATTTCTGTTCATCCTGTTCGGTAGTTTTCTGGTTGCCTTTGGTGCGGTTGGCTTCTTCAAACTTATCGCTACCCGTCTGACCGCCGGCATGACCGGTGGCGCTGCCAAATCCTCCGTTTGCTCAAGCGCACTGATGGGCACCCTGACTGGAAGC encodes:
- a CDS encoding LysR family transcriptional regulator — translated: MSSPSSFGLDSAARRRKYLTATERQAFLHAAKDAAFEALSFCHMLIAGRIALNDGLIVFDNLKKRRSNVLRAVPAPGPPLGVSIRCFPAAIAHSLCVSRISTSISFSNWEKIVTEKKHRKRGRIPGPDFGRTTELSFTHLQDFAAVATNKSFSRAATALGSNQSSVSRSIMHLEETIGVRLFDRIGRTVTLTANGDRLLKLARDVIAAQYALAQGAQELSSGRKGVIRIGATIQTIQSRLSPLVSSFRARFPDVDVFFVEDTTEVLVRKLEDGDLDLAIGWAPADSPIKGLRLFTLWAQAVIPKSHPLSDRQSIDVDSLAGERLLIMRRGYMTREMFEGICQLRGIRTIPILESHNPHALVAMSNDGHGIAIVPSTVGAMPPDVRVAELTEGGRRLAHDMMILWDSRRHQSDLCHAFVEHAMAAPDRLDFV
- a CDS encoding TAXI family TRAP transporter solute-binding subunit yields the protein MKFTVVTHRVFMATAFVALAGAAHAQPNQLTIVSGSPGGSWYPIAAGMSAIFGREGIRSNAETGAGVTNMIQVSMGQAELGVTTSTIPPMAEAGEAPFEQTLDNNRALATLFPNAMHIAVTDDSGIATLDDLVGMRINTTAVGNSTQQAFVDVLTAAGIEESEVETSRGSQNFAADAVKDGSLDGLVLLSAYPNGTYTELFSSVDMNLLSLDEEILAALGEANPGYSPSTIPAGTYPGQDDDVATARSDLILFANQDMSDEDAHWIVSTLLNHMDELQGIHAIMSDLTPDTMANVQGMPLHPGALEAYSAAGIAIPDAD
- a CDS encoding heme biosynthesis HemY N-terminal domain-containing protein translates to MTRALYYIIKVAVLVAIAIWLAERPGDLEIEWQGYVVETTLGVALLALFVLIILCVVLYRLWRGLIGLPRLFGDWRHGSRRERGYKALTQGLVAVAAGDPDTAQKMARKADNLLQAPPLTRLLSAQAAQLRGDQDAAQRYFEEMLQSPETEFLGLRGLLNQTLGSSDTTAALQYAQRAREISPQTRWVIEGCFELEVRHRKWDDALRTVSAGAKGGVFSEETARRHKAAIMVEQSREAETAGDTSGAKRLAQKAVGLVPDFVPAILRDAKLLITANQHKKARKLIERHWAGTPHPDLFAVYLDALPAGTDALARVRAVETLVAAAPSEPESLLVLAESELEARLWGQARSNLLKVETLRPTPRVYRRLAELERAESNDVEAAQEWLAKVEESPPDPTWVCDACGTVTPTWTAVCNSCGTFNDLTWRSPIRVMRLTARAPDEADDDTAETLDLTPGAVTTGNRAAPAGV